In Niveispirillum cyanobacteriorum, the following proteins share a genomic window:
- a CDS encoding alpha-keto acid decarboxylase family protein: MNPLPTDFTVSDYLIQRLHEAGLRDVFTVPGDYVARWFDYIDDKARNVGSQLNRLGCRSELEAGYAADAYGRINGISCAAVTYGVGAFSLINPVAGSYVERVPTVAISGSPGTGPADRPFARTYKILLHHATGNYGADRDAYEDITAEAIIISDAAEAPAMIDGALGAALSEKRPVYIEIWRQLWDTPCAKPEKALVIPPLPIDQDAVDAAAAHVASLIKAAAKPLFWGGIEVQRYGLQDGFAGLVDQTGIPYVTSLLAKSVLAETHPGFIGTYTGPSSDYSTYNTVDLSDLVVVTGDLLTDDYEGFVGKDFRQMVVAYDSTVRVGEAYYFQVPLAAFIEALSIALKDAGKRDPWAVKGPAVIDPDFKPFPPDVITYARFFQRMLTWVDADMTLVPDESSSMYVSCNIPVNRANAFVSEAAWGSIGYASAAALGLSVAAPDARPVVFAGDGGFQMVAQTVSTMAVYKRNPIIFVMANTIYGIEQALTNDKAYTEGQPFNPFNVIPSWDYAGLAVALGAKGVAVTTLTELESALSTVKADLDSVWLVQVNLPADDIPQEILRLASNTGPTPP; the protein is encoded by the coding sequence ATGAATCCGCTTCCCACCGACTTCACCGTTTCCGACTATCTGATCCAGCGCCTGCATGAGGCGGGGCTGCGCGACGTCTTCACGGTGCCCGGCGATTATGTCGCCCGCTGGTTCGATTATATTGACGACAAGGCCCGCAATGTCGGGTCGCAGCTGAACCGGCTGGGCTGCCGATCGGAGCTGGAGGCGGGGTATGCCGCCGATGCCTATGGCCGGATCAACGGCATTTCCTGCGCTGCCGTCACCTATGGTGTCGGCGCCTTCTCGCTGATCAATCCGGTGGCCGGTTCCTATGTCGAGCGCGTGCCGACGGTCGCCATTTCCGGCAGCCCCGGCACTGGTCCCGCCGACCGGCCCTTTGCCCGCACCTACAAGATCCTGCTGCACCATGCGACAGGCAATTACGGGGCCGATCGCGATGCCTATGAGGACATCACGGCGGAAGCCATCATCATCAGCGACGCCGCCGAGGCCCCTGCCATGATCGACGGTGCTCTGGGCGCCGCCCTGTCGGAAAAGCGGCCCGTCTATATCGAGATCTGGCGGCAGCTGTGGGATACGCCCTGCGCCAAGCCGGAAAAGGCGCTGGTCATCCCGCCCTTGCCCATCGACCAGGATGCCGTGGACGCCGCCGCCGCGCATGTGGCCAGCCTGATCAAGGCCGCTGCCAAGCCCCTGTTCTGGGGCGGGATCGAGGTGCAGCGCTATGGCCTGCAGGATGGCTTCGCAGGACTGGTCGATCAGACGGGCATCCCCTATGTCACCAGTCTTCTGGCCAAAAGCGTGCTGGCCGAGACCCATCCCGGCTTCATCGGCACCTACACAGGGCCGTCATCGGATTATTCCACCTATAACACTGTCGATCTGTCCGATCTGGTGGTGGTGACGGGCGACCTGCTGACCGATGATTATGAAGGCTTCGTGGGCAAGGATTTCCGCCAGATGGTGGTGGCCTATGACAGCACAGTGCGGGTGGGCGAGGCCTATTATTTCCAGGTACCGCTGGCGGCCTTTATCGAGGCCCTGTCCATCGCGTTGAAGGATGCGGGCAAGCGCGACCCCTGGGCCGTCAAGGGACCGGCGGTCATTGACCCGGATTTCAAGCCCTTCCCGCCGGACGTGATTACCTATGCCCGCTTCTTCCAGCGCATGCTGACCTGGGTCGATGCCGACATGACCCTGGTGCCCGATGAAAGCAGCAGCATGTATGTCAGCTGCAACATCCCCGTGAACCGGGCCAACGCCTTTGTGTCGGAGGCGGCCTGGGGCAGCATCGGCTATGCCTCGGCGGCAGCGCTGGGCCTGTCGGTGGCAGCTCCGGATGCGCGGCCCGTGGTGTTTGCCGGCGATGGCGGGTTCCAGATGGTGGCGCAGACGGTCAGCACCATGGCGGTCTATAAGCGCAACCCCATCATCTTCGTGATGGCCAACACCATCTATGGCATCGAACAGGCCCTGACCAACGACAAGGCCTATACCGAGGGCCAGCCCTTCAACCCGTTCAATGTCATCCCGTCCTGGGATTACGCCGGGTTGGCCGTGGCGCTGGGCGCCAAGGGCGTGGCCGTGACAACCCTGACGGAGCTGGAGAGCGCCCTGTCGACGGTGAAAGCCGATCTGGATTCGGTCTGGCTGGTGCAGGTCAACCTGCCCGCCGACGACATCCCGCAGGAAATCCTGCGACTGGCCAGCAACACCGGCCCGACACCCCCGTAA
- a CDS encoding PTS sugar transporter subunit IIA: MIGLVLVTHGNLAVEFIAAMEHVVGPQKQVSAVCIGPEDDMEQRRNDILADVAKCDAGDGVVVLTDMFGGTPSNLAISIMDRAKVEVIAGMNLPMLIKLASIRKTGADLKGAVAAAQEAGRKYINVASALLSDG; this comes from the coding sequence ATGATTGGCTTGGTCCTTGTCACCCATGGCAACCTGGCTGTGGAGTTCATCGCCGCCATGGAGCATGTGGTGGGCCCACAGAAACAGGTCTCTGCCGTCTGTATCGGACCTGAAGACGACATGGAGCAGCGGCGCAACGACATCCTGGCCGACGTTGCCAAATGCGATGCCGGCGACGGCGTCGTTGTCCTGACCGACATGTTCGGCGGCACGCCATCCAATCTGGCCATCTCCATCATGGATCGCGCCAAGGTGGAGGTGATCGCCGGCATGAACCTGCCCATGCTGATCAAGCTGGCCTCCATCCGCAAGACGGGGGCTGACCTGAAAGGTGCTGTGGCCGCCGCACAGGAAGCGGGCCGCAAATACATCAATGTCGCCTCCGCCCTGTTGTCGGACGGCTGA
- a CDS encoding TSUP family transporter codes for MTELLTTDLLVFLACAALLAGFVDAIAGGGGLITIPALLSTGIPPAAALATNKLQGSFGTAMATITFWRAGQIELKAMTFTVACVFAGSATGTMVVRMTGTGFMTAVIPVLLVAIAVYFLLSPRVGDVEAKARMTLPAFSLTIGFAVGFYDGFFGPGTGSFFALGCVALLGMNMRRATANTKLLNFTSNVVSLGVFALGGQIVWKAGLIMAVAQVVGAWAGSHAALRFGTKLVRPLLVVVCLGMTIRLVAQPDHPLYLLVRDLFAA; via the coding sequence TTGACCGAACTGCTGACCACCGACCTCCTGGTCTTTCTGGCCTGTGCTGCCTTGCTGGCCGGCTTCGTTGATGCAATCGCGGGCGGGGGTGGGTTGATCACCATTCCGGCCCTGCTGTCCACGGGCATTCCACCGGCGGCGGCACTGGCCACCAACAAGTTGCAGGGCAGTTTCGGCACCGCCATGGCCACCATCACCTTCTGGCGGGCGGGGCAGATTGAACTGAAGGCCATGACCTTCACTGTGGCGTGCGTCTTTGCGGGATCGGCCACGGGCACCATGGTGGTGCGGATGACGGGAACCGGCTTCATGACGGCGGTGATCCCCGTCTTGCTGGTCGCCATCGCCGTCTATTTCCTGCTCAGCCCGCGCGTGGGTGATGTGGAGGCCAAGGCCCGCATGACCCTGCCGGCTTTCAGCCTGACCATCGGCTTCGCGGTCGGCTTCTACGATGGGTTTTTCGGGCCGGGCACGGGCAGCTTCTTTGCGTTGGGCTGTGTGGCGCTGCTGGGCATGAATATGCGCCGCGCCACAGCCAACACCAAGCTGCTGAACTTCACCAGCAATGTCGTCAGCCTGGGCGTGTTCGCGCTGGGCGGGCAGATCGTCTGGAAGGCGGGGCTGATCATGGCGGTGGCGCAGGTGGTCGGTGCCTGGGCCGGCAGCCATGCCGCCCTGCGCTTTGGCACCAAACTGGTGCGGCCGCTGCTGGTGGTTGTCTGTCTGGGTATGACCATCCGATTGGTGGCGCAACCCGACCACCCTCTGTATCTTCTCGTCCGCGACCTGTTCGCTGCCTGA
- a CDS encoding ATP-binding cassette domain-containing protein, which yields MPHWLVAEGLCFTHGADRPLIDALSLSIADERVALLGGNGVGKTTLLNLLTGVIQPARGHVARRGRHFHWPQLTQPGQVVGDLLPDDPGRAAALARLHLPPDLPDALPLDRLSGGQVARLRLVAIRLMRPDLLILDEPGNDLDEGGRALLSDLIRGWRGGLLLVSHEAGLLSLTDRILELSPLGLRSHGGGYQGWLAASEAERQAAERALADAGKQARLARETAREEAARAARRARTGKQERARGSNAPILMGMRRDNAERAASARRIKGERQIQAASMALDHARDRLPPPLPPLDMAIGASAVPAGRVLLRAEGLCLSRGGRELWRDLCFTITGPARIALTGPNGAGKSSLLDCLTGCLAADAGSITRAPGLRLARLDQRLAAASDDTPLSLSRAAQPQQSEGAIRASLARFGFRAGAALVPLRLLSGGMRVRAHLCAALGGPVAPQLLLLDEPANHLDLEGRGALLEALNAYDGALILVSHDRDFRHAVNTDQEIAIPGQNHR from the coding sequence ATGCCGCATTGGCTTGTGGCCGAGGGGCTGTGCTTCACGCATGGCGCCGACCGGCCGTTGATCGACGCTCTCTCCCTTTCTATCGCCGATGAACGGGTCGCCCTGCTGGGTGGCAACGGGGTTGGCAAGACAACCCTGCTGAACCTGCTGACGGGGGTCATTCAGCCCGCGCGCGGCCATGTCGCCCGGCGGGGCCGGCATTTCCATTGGCCGCAACTGACCCAACCGGGGCAGGTGGTCGGTGACCTGCTGCCCGATGATCCGGGCCGGGCGGCGGCGTTGGCACGCCTGCACCTGCCGCCCGACCTGCCGGACGCGCTGCCGTTGGACCGCCTGTCGGGCGGACAGGTGGCGCGGCTGCGGCTGGTGGCCATCCGGTTGATGCGGCCCGATCTTCTGATCCTGGACGAGCCGGGCAATGACCTGGATGAAGGGGGGCGGGCGCTGCTGTCCGATCTGATCCGGGGTTGGCGCGGCGGGTTGCTGCTGGTCAGTCATGAGGCGGGGCTGCTGTCGCTGACCGACCGTATCCTGGAACTGTCCCCCCTGGGCCTGCGCAGCCATGGCGGAGGTTATCAAGGCTGGCTGGCCGCCAGCGAGGCCGAGCGCCAAGCGGCGGAACGCGCCCTGGCCGATGCCGGCAAACAGGCACGCTTGGCGCGGGAAACAGCGCGGGAGGAGGCGGCCAGGGCGGCGCGGCGCGCGCGCACCGGCAAACAGGAAAGGGCGCGGGGGTCGAACGCCCCCATCCTGATGGGCATGCGCCGCGACAATGCCGAACGCGCGGCATCGGCAAGGCGCATCAAGGGGGAACGACAGATACAGGCCGCCAGCATGGCGCTGGATCACGCACGCGACCGTCTGCCCCCGCCCTTGCCACCCCTGGATATGGCCATCGGCGCATCCGCCGTGCCGGCAGGCAGGGTTCTGCTGCGGGCAGAGGGGCTGTGCCTGTCGCGGGGCGGGCGGGAACTGTGGCGGGACCTGTGCTTCACTATCACCGGCCCCGCGCGCATCGCCCTGACGGGGCCGAACGGGGCGGGGAAAAGCAGCCTGCTTGACTGTCTGACGGGTTGCCTGGCCGCCGATGCCGGCAGCATCACCCGTGCGCCCGGCCTGCGTCTGGCGCGGCTGGATCAACGTCTGGCCGCCGCATCGGATGACACGCCCCTGTCACTGTCCCGCGCAGCACAGCCGCAACAGTCGGAGGGGGCGATCCGCGCCAGTCTGGCCCGATTCGGCTTCCGGGCGGGGGCGGCGCTGGTGCCGCTGCGCCTGCTGTCGGGCGGCATGCGGGTGCGCGCCCATCTCTGCGCCGCGCTGGGTGGTCCGGTCGCACCGCAACTTCTGCTGCTGGACGAGCCGGCCAACCATCTGGACCTGGAAGGGCGCGGAGCCTTGCTGGAGGCCCTGAATGCCTATGATGGCGCCCTCATCCTGGTCAGCCATGACCGGGATTTCCGCCACGCGGTAAACACCGATCAGGAGATCGCGATCCCAGGCCAAAACCATAGGTGA
- a CDS encoding HesA/MoeB/ThiF family protein, whose protein sequence is MLDLSDSQIDRYARHIMLREVGGEGQSKLLSSSALIVGAGGLGAPMLLYLAAAGVGRIGIVDDDVVDLSNLQRQVIHDTAGIGVPKVDSAAARIAAINPDVKVEVHKTRLNRSNVLDIIAGYDVVADGTDNFATRFLLNDACYLAGKTLVSAAMLRFDGQLSTFKAHCGDPHPCYRCIFREPPPPGMIPSCSEGGVLGALAGTMGSLQAVEVLKELLGIGDSLSGRLLMYSALETGFRTVKIRRDPDCPVCGTHPTYIDLSHHK, encoded by the coding sequence ATGCTGGACCTGTCTGACAGCCAGATCGACCGTTACGCCCGCCATATCATGCTGCGTGAGGTGGGCGGGGAGGGGCAGTCGAAGCTGCTGTCATCCTCCGCCCTGATCGTGGGGGCAGGGGGGCTGGGGGCGCCCATGCTGCTGTATCTGGCGGCCGCCGGGGTGGGGCGCATCGGCATTGTCGATGATGATGTCGTGGATCTATCGAACCTGCAGCGTCAGGTGATTCATGATACGGCCGGCATCGGCGTGCCCAAGGTGGACAGTGCGGCCGCCCGCATCGCCGCCATCAACCCGGATGTTAAGGTGGAGGTCCACAAGACCCGTCTGAACCGGTCCAATGTGCTGGACATCATCGCCGGCTATGATGTTGTGGCCGATGGCACCGACAATTTCGCCACCCGCTTCCTGTTGAATGATGCCTGTTATCTGGCGGGAAAGACGCTGGTCAGTGCCGCCATGCTGCGTTTTGACGGGCAGCTATCCACCTTCAAGGCGCATTGTGGCGACCCGCACCCCTGCTATCGCTGTATTTTCCGCGAGCCGCCGCCGCCCGGCATGATCCCGTCCTGTTCGGAAGGCGGGGTTCTGGGTGCCCTGGCGGGAACAATGGGGAGCCTTCAGGCCGTTGAGGTGTTGAAGGAACTGCTGGGGATCGGTGACAGCCTGTCGGGCCGCCTGCTGATGTATTCAGCACTGGAGACGGGGTTCCGGACCGTGAAAATCCGCCGTGACCCGGATTGCCCTGTCTGTGGCACCCACCCGACCTACATCGATCTTTCCCATCATAAGTGA
- a CDS encoding DsrE family protein, with product MSDGKWGLVLVIQSGGYDRVHYALVTAAAAAATGRPVTLFFTGRALPALMAREGWKRLDFSDDGTSPEARDDTLALRGVGTFDELLTACAELGVAFLACEMGWRALGIRDPVLRPDLNVETTGMVTLLGQVRPGDQMLFV from the coding sequence ATGTCCGACGGAAAATGGGGTCTGGTGCTGGTGATCCAGTCCGGCGGTTATGACCGTGTGCATTACGCCCTGGTCACGGCCGCTGCCGCCGCGGCCACGGGACGGCCCGTGACCCTGTTCTTCACAGGCCGCGCCCTGCCGGCCCTGATGGCGCGGGAAGGCTGGAAACGTCTGGATTTCTCCGACGATGGCACCAGCCCGGAGGCCCGCGACGATACGCTGGCCCTGCGCGGTGTGGGCACGTTTGACGAGTTGCTGACGGCTTGTGCCGAGCTGGGTGTGGCGTTCCTGGCCTGTGAAATGGGTTGGCGGGCGCTGGGCATCCGCGACCCGGTCCTACGTCCCGATTTGAATGTCGAGACGACGGGCATGGTCACCCTGCTGGGCCAGGTGCGGCCTGGTGACCAGATGCTGTTTGTGTAA
- a CDS encoding HPr family phosphocarrier protein, which translates to MSESLLPPDALSRTVTIRNRRGLHARAAAKFVKLAGDFDAMVEVERADNIVSGVSIMGLMMLAASIDTTIDIRTAGPQAREVLDALTKLVDDKFGED; encoded by the coding sequence ATGAGCGAAAGCCTTTTACCGCCCGACGCGCTGTCACGCACCGTTACCATCCGCAACCGCCGCGGCCTGCATGCCCGCGCCGCCGCCAAGTTCGTAAAGCTGGCCGGCGATTTCGACGCGATGGTGGAGGTGGAGCGCGCCGACAATATCGTGTCGGGCGTGTCGATCATGGGCCTGATGATGCTGGCCGCCAGCATCGACACCACCATCGATATCCGCACCGCCGGGCCGCAGGCGCGGGAGGTGCTGGACGCGCTGACCAAGCTGGTTGACGATAAGTTCGGCGAAGACTGA
- the rapZ gene encoding RNase adapter RapZ: MSEASALGPDGRLPIVVATGMSGGGLSTAMKCLEDLGYEAVDNLRLSLLQPLVSQPHDRPLVIGIDSRTRDFNAQTLLAQISELRARPDLRMRVLFMDAHADALQRRYTETRRPHPLAADRPVLDGIATERVLMQPLRDAADEVVDTTNFSVHDTRRHLTGLFRLDGGPGLSIFVTSFAYRHGVPREADLVFDVRFLDNPHWDPVTRPLTGLDQPVADYITRDPDWPEFFGNLTRLLEPLLPRYVREGKHYLTIAVGCTGGRHRSVFTTHLLATWLKERGYKVGEAHRDLDRKAQVLPVPEDRAATGTNLRESA, encoded by the coding sequence ATGAGCGAAGCCAGCGCGCTGGGTCCTGATGGCCGTCTGCCCATCGTGGTGGCCACCGGCATGTCGGGCGGTGGCCTATCCACGGCCATGAAATGCCTGGAGGATCTGGGCTATGAGGCGGTCGACAATTTGCGTCTATCGCTGTTGCAGCCGCTGGTCAGCCAGCCGCACGACCGGCCCCTGGTGATCGGCATTGACAGCCGCACCCGTGATTTCAATGCCCAGACCCTGCTGGCCCAGATATCGGAACTGCGCGCCCGGCCCGACCTGCGCATGCGGGTTCTGTTCATGGATGCCCATGCCGACGCCTTGCAGCGGCGATATACTGAGACGCGCCGGCCCCACCCGCTGGCCGCCGACCGTCCGGTTCTGGACGGGATCGCCACTGAACGCGTGCTGATGCAGCCGCTGCGTGATGCAGCGGACGAGGTGGTGGACACCACCAACTTCTCCGTCCATGACACGCGCCGGCACCTGACGGGTCTGTTCCGTCTGGATGGCGGGCCGGGCCTGTCGATCTTCGTGACCAGCTTCGCCTATCGCCATGGTGTCCCGCGTGAGGCCGATCTGGTCTTCGATGTGCGGTTCCTGGACAATCCGCATTGGGATCCTGTGACCCGTCCCCTGACAGGGCTGGATCAGCCGGTGGCCGATTACATCACCCGTGATCCCGACTGGCCGGAGTTTTTTGGCAATCTGACGCGGCTGCTGGAACCTTTGCTGCCCCGCTATGTGCGGGAGGGCAAGCATTATCTGACCATCGCGGTCGGCTGCACGGGCGGCCGTCACCGGTCGGTCTTCACCACCCATCTCCTGGCCACCTGGCTGAAGGAGCGGGGATACAAGGTGGGCGAGGCGCATCGCGATCTCGACCGCAAGGCGCAGGTGCTGCCCGTCCCCGAAGATCGGGCGGCCACCGGCACGAACCTGAGGGAAAGCGCATGA
- a CDS encoding PAS domain-containing sensor histidine kinase, producing MDGTTGAERPPTSPDRLRVRYPVLSPWLALPLALAGMAALAVTLLRPEAALPAGVSPWQPAALACAGLAVLLLLAVIIHAACQQRSQSIRERQELRDANAALVAQVARQQAVMDRLAQSERKYREIYETAMEGMFTIDIPGRFLSANPALLAMLRYDSLEQLQAEVQDATVSFYMDQQNREAITQALLAQEEVGSVPVELRRRDGEGFWVAISARIIRNADGKAVAFQGSVRDITQWRRDRQAMEAALNAAEMANRAKSEFLANMTHELRTPLNAIIGFSEIIATEAMGPMGQPAYREYAHDVHDSGQMLLSLINDILDLSKIQAGKKELSEKLVDVPRLIRSSMRLVAERADKGGVLLETEMEAELPPVRADEVALKQILSNLLSNAVKFTPQGGKVVCGARVEADGGMSLYVRDNGIGMREEDIATAMEPFRQIEGSHSRSAGGVGLGLPLVLALARLHGGDATLESTVDIGTTVTVVLPPARVQAMPLAFLRSVIPA from the coding sequence ATGGACGGTACGACCGGCGCAGAACGGCCCCCCACCTCACCGGACCGCCTTCGGGTGCGCTATCCGGTCCTGTCTCCCTGGCTGGCTTTGCCGCTGGCGCTGGCCGGGATGGCGGCTCTTGCCGTGACCTTGCTGCGGCCCGAAGCGGCCCTGCCCGCCGGGGTCAGCCCCTGGCAGCCAGCGGCACTTGCCTGTGCCGGGCTGGCGGTCCTGCTACTGCTGGCCGTCATCATCCACGCCGCCTGTCAGCAACGATCCCAATCCATCCGCGAACGCCAGGAACTGCGCGACGCCAATGCCGCCCTGGTGGCGCAGGTGGCGCGTCAGCAGGCGGTGATGGACCGGCTGGCACAGTCGGAACGCAAATATCGCGAGATTTATGAGACGGCGATGGAAGGGATGTTCACCATCGACATTCCCGGCCGTTTCCTGTCCGCCAATCCCGCCCTGCTGGCCATGCTGCGCTATGACAGTCTGGAACAGCTGCAGGCCGAAGTGCAGGACGCCACCGTCAGTTTCTACATGGATCAGCAGAACCGGGAGGCCATCACCCAGGCCCTGCTGGCACAGGAAGAGGTGGGCAGCGTTCCCGTCGAACTGCGCCGCCGTGACGGCGAAGGCTTCTGGGTCGCCATTTCGGCCCGAATCATCCGCAATGCAGATGGCAAGGCCGTGGCCTTCCAGGGCAGCGTGCGCGACATCACGCAATGGCGCCGCGACCGGCAGGCCATGGAGGCGGCCTTGAACGCCGCCGAAATGGCCAACCGCGCCAAGTCGGAATTCCTGGCGAACATGACGCATGAGTTGCGCACGCCGCTGAACGCCATCATCGGCTTTTCAGAGATCATCGCGACGGAGGCTATGGGGCCGATGGGTCAGCCCGCCTATCGCGAATATGCCCATGATGTCCACGACAGCGGCCAGATGCTGCTGTCGCTGATCAACGACATCCTAGACCTGTCCAAGATCCAGGCCGGCAAGAAAGAACTATCGGAAAAGCTGGTGGATGTGCCCCGCCTGATCCGGTCCAGCATGCGCCTTGTTGCCGAGCGTGCCGACAAGGGCGGGGTGCTGCTGGAAACGGAGATGGAGGCGGAACTGCCGCCCGTGCGCGCCGATGAGGTGGCGTTGAAGCAGATCCTGTCCAATCTTCTGTCCAACGCCGTGAAATTCACGCCGCAGGGCGGCAAGGTGGTCTGCGGTGCCCGGGTGGAGGCCGATGGCGGCATGTCGCTCTATGTCCGCGACAATGGCATCGGCATGCGCGAGGAAGATATCGCGACCGCCATGGAGCCGTTCCGCCAGATCGAGGGCAGTCATTCCCGCTCCGCCGGCGGTGTGGGGCTGGGTCTGCCCCTGGTCCTGGCGTTGGCACGCCTGCATGGCGGCGACGCCACGCTGGAAAGCACCGTCGATATCGGCACCACGGTCACCGTCGTCCTACCACCCGCCCGGGTGCAGGCCATGCCCCTGGCCTTCCTGCGCTCCGTCATTCCGGCATAG
- a CDS encoding flavin monoamine oxidase family protein, producing MSDILDIAIVGGGVTGTYCAWRLTGDQGITGAKVAMFEYSDRIGGRLYTKTIPGMPNIAAELGGMRYIPPSEEDDASNQPMVSNLIDALGLPSHVFLMGNPKPGPDGQPIGEKDNIFFLRGKHLKMKEQSDPDKVPYNLSWNERGKSVNDLQVFAFDLLVPKNKRNSLDALMETTVFGHPLYTYGFWNLMSQTLSSEAYQFMKDAGGYDANVANANAVAQLPATEYANTSGFKAITGGYQRLPLTLAEKAAAQGTDIRMNRRISRIERGEDGVYSLTVVETETQLVYADLGGLREVTKDKEGVEPTIVKAKDIILALPRRSLELIEWVEWKQPDVKAMVNSVLIQDAFKLLLAYDYPWWEAQGLVAGRSITDLPVRQIYYFGTEEDQPHGEKGNTRSLLMASYNDITTVPFWKGLEKGAPFLGRLPEGVKGVAKEKSGSGEADTPIPLAECIATDAMVSSAHSQILAVHGLVDVDQPYSAIYHDWSGDPYGGGWHEWKAGFRYDKLMPAIRQPVLKDRVFICGEAYSNNQGWVEGCLQTAEHVLLEKFDLPWPAYLAHLKDQQAAVLGP from the coding sequence ATGAGCGATATCCTGGATATAGCGATTGTCGGTGGCGGCGTGACTGGCACCTATTGCGCCTGGCGCCTGACGGGCGATCAGGGGATCACGGGCGCCAAGGTGGCGATGTTCGAATATAGCGACCGGATCGGCGGCCGCCTGTACACCAAGACCATCCCCGGCATGCCCAACATCGCCGCCGAACTGGGCGGCATGCGCTATATCCCGCCCAGCGAGGAGGATGACGCCTCCAACCAGCCGATGGTCAGCAATCTGATCGACGCGCTGGGCCTGCCCTCGCATGTCTTCCTGATGGGCAATCCCAAGCCCGGCCCCGACGGGCAGCCCATCGGCGAGAAGGACAACATCTTCTTCCTGCGCGGCAAGCATCTGAAGATGAAGGAGCAGTCCGACCCGGACAAGGTGCCCTACAACCTGTCCTGGAACGAACGCGGCAAGAGCGTGAATGACCTGCAGGTCTTTGCCTTCGATCTGCTGGTGCCCAAGAACAAGCGCAATTCGCTGGATGCGCTGATGGAAACCACGGTGTTCGGCCACCCGCTGTACACGTACGGTTTCTGGAACCTGATGAGCCAGACCCTGTCGTCGGAGGCCTATCAGTTCATGAAGGATGCCGGCGGCTATGACGCGAACGTGGCCAACGCAAATGCCGTGGCACAGTTGCCGGCCACCGAATATGCCAATACCAGCGGCTTCAAGGCCATCACCGGCGGCTATCAGCGCCTGCCCCTGACGCTGGCAGAAAAGGCGGCAGCCCAGGGCACCGACATCCGCATGAACCGCCGCATTTCCCGCATCGAACGGGGAGAGGACGGCGTTTACAGCCTTACCGTGGTCGAAACGGAGACCCAGCTGGTCTATGCCGACCTGGGCGGCCTGCGCGAGGTGACCAAGGATAAGGAGGGGGTGGAACCCACCATCGTGAAGGCCAAGGATATCATCCTGGCCCTGCCGCGCCGGTCTCTGGAACTGATCGAATGGGTGGAATGGAAGCAGCCCGACGTGAAGGCCATGGTCAACTCAGTGCTGATCCAGGACGCGTTCAAGCTGCTGCTGGCCTATGACTACCCCTGGTGGGAGGCGCAGGGCCTGGTGGCCGGGCGTTCCATCACCGACCTTCCCGTCCGCCAGATCTACTATTTCGGAACGGAGGAGGATCAGCCGCATGGGGAGAAGGGCAATACCCGTTCCCTGCTGATGGCATCCTACAATGACATCACCACCGTCCCCTTCTGGAAGGGTCTGGAAAAGGGTGCGCCCTTCCTGGGTCGCCTGCCCGAGGGGGTGAAGGGTGTCGCCAAGGAGAAATCCGGATCGGGTGAGGCCGACACACCCATCCCGCTGGCCGAATGCATCGCCACCGACGCCATGGTCTCCAGCGCGCATTCGCAGATCCTGGCCGTGCACGGTCTGGTCGATGTCGATCAGCCCTATTCGGCCATCTATCACGACTGGTCGGGCGATCCGTATGGCGGCGGCTGGCACGAATGGAAGGCGGGTTTCCGCTACGACAAGCTGATGCCTGCCATCCGCCAGCCCGTGCTGAAGGATCGCGTCTTCATCTGTGGCGAGGCCTATTCCAACAATCAGGGCTGGGTCGAGGGCTGTTTGCAGACGGCTGAACATGTGCTGCTGGAAAAGTTCGACCTGCCCTGGCCCGCCTATCTGGCGCATCTGAAGGACCAGCAGGCAGCTGTTCTCGGACCGTAA
- a CDS encoding HPr kinase/phosphorylase, producing MVQIHASCVAIDGTALLLRGPSGSGKSDLALRLVDEGARLVADDRVDLISDGRGGLIARCPQPIEGLMEVRGLGVLPVPAIDAAPVSLIVDLGMVEERLPDPGFEVIAGVALPCIRLNPFHVSTPAKLRLAMAALSRGWPLVPGESAWRGLVAAAAAQGTQRGRA from the coding sequence ATGGTCCAGATACATGCAAGCTGTGTTGCCATTGACGGAACAGCCCTGCTGCTGCGGGGGCCGTCGGGGTCGGGCAAATCCGATCTGGCCTTGCGGCTGGTCGATGAGGGGGCGCGGCTGGTGGCTGATGACCGGGTCGACCTGATATCCGACGGTAGGGGCGGGCTGATCGCCCGCTGTCCGCAGCCCATCGAGGGATTGATGGAGGTGCGGGGCCTGGGCGTCCTGCCGGTGCCCGCCATTGATGCCGCTCCTGTGTCTCTGATCGTCGATCTGGGCATGGTCGAGGAGCGCTTGCCCGATCCGGGGTTTGAGGTCATTGCCGGCGTCGCCCTGCCATGCATCCGCCTGAACCCGTTCCATGTCTCCACACCGGCCAAGCTGCGCCTCGCCATGGCGGCCCTGTCCCGCGGCTGGCCACTGGTGCCAGGGGAAAGTGCGTGGCGCGGGCTGGTGGCCGCTGCCGCCGCGCAAGGCACGCAAAGGGGCCGGGCATGA